A window of the Streptomyces sp. NBC_00250 genome harbors these coding sequences:
- a CDS encoding carboxymuconolactone decarboxylase family protein yields MIIDIPEGQEPIGYVWGDMVPEIGTAAANFSLSVYAHTTLGLREFEAARLRIAQINGCGFCLDWRTDRDGVKVEEGFDEVVAAWRETEVSESFDERTRLAAEYAERYALDHHGLDEEFWERMTARYSQAEIVELTMSLGSWLAFGRLNRVLGLDTVCVLPTH; encoded by the coding sequence GTGATCATCGACATTCCCGAGGGCCAGGAGCCGATCGGGTACGTGTGGGGCGACATGGTCCCGGAGATCGGGACGGCGGCGGCGAACTTCTCGCTGTCGGTGTACGCCCATACGACGCTGGGGCTGCGCGAGTTCGAGGCGGCGCGACTGCGGATCGCGCAGATCAACGGTTGCGGCTTCTGTCTGGACTGGCGTACCGACCGGGACGGCGTGAAGGTCGAGGAGGGCTTCGACGAGGTCGTCGCGGCATGGCGGGAGACGGAGGTCTCGGAGTCCTTCGACGAGCGGACGCGGCTCGCGGCCGAGTACGCGGAGCGGTACGCGCTGGACCATCACGGTCTGGACGAGGAGTTCTGGGAGCGGATGACGGCCCGGTACAGCCAGGCGGAGATCGTCGAGCTGACGATGAGTCTGGGCTCGTGGCTGGCGTTCGGGCGGCTCAACCGGGTGCTCGGGCTCGACACGGTGTGCGTGCTGCCGACGCATTGA
- a CDS encoding Lrp/AsnC family transcriptional regulator: MDRIDLHILRELQSDGRLSNQELAQRVGLSPSPCLRRVRQLEQDGVIQGYRAIIDPEAVGRGFEVLVSVEVRRDRETVEAFEEALQDVPDVIEAYRLFGSPGCLLRIAVADLAAYERLWIERLTTLTGVTEVNSQIIMKRIKEPKGMPVDVRGV, from the coding sequence ATGGACCGAATCGATCTCCACATCTTGCGCGAGCTTCAGAGCGACGGCCGGCTGAGCAACCAGGAGCTGGCCCAGCGGGTGGGCCTCAGCCCGTCGCCCTGCCTGCGTCGGGTCCGCCAGCTGGAGCAGGACGGGGTGATCCAGGGCTACCGGGCGATCATCGACCCGGAGGCGGTGGGGCGGGGCTTCGAGGTGCTCGTCTCGGTGGAGGTGCGGCGGGACCGGGAGACGGTGGAGGCCTTCGAGGAGGCCCTCCAGGACGTGCCGGACGTCATCGAGGCGTACCGGCTGTTCGGGAGCCCCGGCTGCCTCCTGCGGATCGCGGTGGCCGACCTCGCGGCGTACGAGCGGCTGTGGATCGAACGGTTGACCACCCTGACCGGGGTCACCGAGGTCAATTCGCAGATCATCATGAAGCGGATCAAGGAGCCGAAGGGGATGCCGGTGGACGTCCGTGGCGTCTGA
- a CDS encoding aspartate ammonia-lyase, giving the protein MVPAPAPHPVPVRREHDLLGDRDVPADAYWGVHTLRATENFTVTGTPISVYPLLIDALAAVKEAAARANEELGLLPADKAAAIAGACREIRTGRLHDQFVVDVVQGGAGTSTNMNANEVVANRALELLGHAKGEYDRLHPNEDVNLGQSTNDVYPTAIRIAAIGAARELLLAMAVLQDAFAAKALEFREVVKMGRTQLQDAVPMTLGQEFSTYAVMLEEDRSRLAEAVELIHEINLGATAIGTGLNAAPGYAETARRNLAELTGLPLVTSANLIEATQDCGAFVQLSGVLKRIAVKLSKTCNDLRLLSSGPRAGLNEINLPPVQAGSSIMPGKVNPVIPEVVNQVAFEVIGNDITITMAAEAGQLQLNAFEPVIFHALSKSLLSLRAACLTLAERCVSGITANTEALRAAVENSIGLATALNPHLGYTAATAIAQEALATGRGVVELTLEKGLLPADRLAQLLTPERLTGAPGPALA; this is encoded by the coding sequence ATGGTTCCCGCACCGGCCCCGCACCCCGTTCCCGTCCGTCGTGAGCACGATCTGCTCGGTGACCGGGACGTTCCCGCCGACGCCTACTGGGGCGTCCACACCCTGCGCGCCACCGAGAACTTCACCGTCACCGGCACGCCGATCTCCGTCTACCCGCTGCTGATCGACGCGCTCGCCGCCGTCAAGGAGGCCGCGGCCCGCGCGAACGAGGAACTCGGGCTGCTGCCCGCCGACAAGGCCGCCGCCATCGCCGGTGCCTGCCGGGAGATCCGTACGGGACGGCTGCACGACCAGTTCGTCGTGGACGTCGTCCAGGGCGGCGCCGGCACCTCCACCAACATGAACGCCAACGAGGTCGTCGCCAACCGCGCCCTGGAGCTCCTCGGTCACGCCAAGGGGGAGTACGACCGCCTCCACCCCAACGAGGACGTCAACCTCGGCCAGTCCACCAACGACGTCTACCCGACCGCCATCCGCATCGCGGCGATCGGCGCGGCCCGCGAACTGCTCCTGGCGATGGCCGTGCTCCAGGACGCCTTCGCCGCCAAGGCCCTGGAGTTCCGCGAGGTCGTCAAGATGGGCCGCACCCAGCTCCAGGACGCGGTGCCCATGACCCTGGGCCAGGAGTTCTCCACGTACGCGGTGATGCTGGAGGAGGACCGCAGCCGCCTCGCCGAGGCCGTCGAGCTCATCCACGAGATCAACCTCGGGGCCACCGCGATCGGCACCGGGCTCAACGCCGCCCCCGGCTACGCCGAGACCGCCCGCCGCAACCTCGCCGAACTGACCGGCCTGCCCCTGGTCACCTCCGCCAACCTGATCGAGGCCACCCAGGACTGCGGCGCGTTCGTCCAGCTCTCCGGGGTCCTCAAGCGCATCGCGGTCAAGCTCTCCAAGACCTGCAACGACCTGCGGCTGCTGTCCTCGGGACCGCGCGCCGGACTCAACGAGATCAACCTGCCGCCGGTCCAGGCCGGTTCCAGCATCATGCCCGGCAAGGTCAACCCGGTGATCCCCGAGGTCGTCAACCAGGTCGCCTTCGAGGTGATCGGCAACGACATCACCATCACCATGGCCGCCGAGGCCGGGCAGCTCCAGCTCAACGCCTTCGAGCCGGTCATCTTCCACGCCCTGTCGAAGAGCCTGCTCTCCCTGCGCGCGGCCTGTCTGACCCTCGCCGAGCGCTGCGTCAGCGGCATCACCGCCAACACCGAGGCGCTCCGGGCGGCCGTGGAGAACTCCATCGGCCTCGCCACCGCGCTCAACCCGCACCTCGGCTACACCGCCGCCACGGCCATCGCGCAGGAGGCGCTCGCCACCGGGCGCGGGGTCGTCGAACTGACTCTGGAGAAGGGCCTGCTGCCCGCCGACCGGCTCGCCCAGCTGCTCACGCCCGAGCGCCTCACCGGCGCCCCGGGGCCCGCGCTCGCCTGA
- a CDS encoding asparaginase, whose product MKRTNDGGARRIVVISTGGTIASRWQGTGYAADASGNDVLATAPLPEGVTVEVVDLFNVNSSRVTAAHQLALLRTVHETLADPGVDGIVITHGTDTLEETAFFLDLHHTDARPVVLTGAQRPFGTGDGDGPGNLYDALQVASSVSDLGVLVVFDGRVHAARGTVKTQTLAADAFSDPSAERLGRVGFSRVDIERQPERPTPLPLPAAADKANPDVPDAVQLPRVAIVTHHSDGDPFLLNAAVGAGARGIVLVATGAGNATPEIAAAVADAVAQGVLVAVTTRVPAGPLAEIYTGGGAVDLVAAGALLTGTLRAAQARIALLATLLADGAGDPARSTALLRRLLDGPVRAEPALATGGSRSASAVAARA is encoded by the coding sequence ATGAAGCGGACGAACGACGGGGGAGCGCGCCGGATCGTCGTCATCAGCACCGGTGGCACGATCGCCAGCCGCTGGCAGGGCACCGGCTACGCGGCCGACGCCTCCGGCAACGACGTGCTGGCCACCGCCCCGCTGCCCGAGGGCGTCACCGTCGAGGTCGTCGACCTCTTCAACGTCAACAGCTCCCGCGTGACCGCGGCGCACCAGCTGGCCCTGCTCCGGACCGTCCACGAGACCCTCGCCGACCCCGGCGTCGACGGCATCGTGATCACCCACGGCACCGACACCCTGGAAGAGACCGCCTTCTTCCTGGACCTCCACCACACCGACGCCCGCCCGGTCGTCCTCACCGGCGCCCAGCGCCCCTTCGGCACCGGCGACGGCGACGGCCCCGGCAACCTGTACGACGCGCTCCAGGTCGCCTCCTCCGTCAGCGACCTCGGTGTCCTCGTCGTCTTCGACGGACGCGTCCACGCCGCGCGCGGCACCGTGAAGACCCAGACGCTCGCCGCCGACGCCTTCTCCGACCCCTCGGCCGAGCGCCTGGGCCGCGTCGGGTTCTCCCGCGTCGACATCGAGCGGCAGCCGGAGCGCCCGACGCCCCTGCCGCTGCCCGCCGCCGCGGACAAGGCGAACCCCGACGTCCCCGACGCCGTCCAGCTGCCCCGGGTCGCCATCGTCACGCACCACTCGGACGGCGATCCCTTCCTCCTGAACGCGGCCGTCGGCGCCGGCGCCCGCGGCATCGTCCTCGTCGCCACCGGCGCGGGCAACGCCACCCCCGAGATAGCCGCCGCCGTGGCCGACGCGGTCGCCCAGGGCGTCCTCGTCGCCGTGACCACCCGCGTCCCCGCCGGGCCGCTCGCCGAGATCTACACCGGGGGCGGGGCCGTCGACCTCGTCGCCGCCGGAGCACTGCTCACCGGCACGCTCCGCGCCGCCCAGGCCCGGATCGCCCTCCTCGCGACGCTCCTCGCAGACGGCGCGGGCGACCCCGCCCGCAGCACCGCCCTCCTGCGCCGCCTCCTCGACGGACCCGTCCGCGCGGAACCGGCCCTCGCCACCGGCGGCTCCCGCTCGGCCTCGGCCGTCGCCGCCCGCGCCTGA
- a CDS encoding NAD(P)H-dependent amine dehydrogenase family protein produces the protein MIRTVVWGTGNVGRAAIRAVDAHPGLELAAVLVSDPAKVGRDAGRLAGLGHDLGVVAVDDVDAVLDGRPGAVVYAASGDTRPDGALDDVARAVRTGAVVVTPALYPLYDQRNAPPEFRDPVLAAVAEGGGSLFVSGVDPGWGNDVLPLLVSGLGSTVDVIRCQEIFDYSTYEQEESVRDLIGMGRPLEYEPPMLLPSVPTMVWGGQIRLMARALGAELDEIRETVERRPLESTVKTRTMGVFEAGTQGAIRFEVQGIVGGEPRIVIEHVTRIHPSCAPDWPVPPDGAGAHRVIVEGSPRIEVTVAATAEGENRSAGGNATAVGRLVGAIDWLVAAEPGLYDALDVPLRPAVGKLGRRPR, from the coding sequence ATGATTCGGACGGTGGTGTGGGGTACCGGAAATGTCGGGCGCGCGGCGATCCGTGCCGTGGACGCCCATCCAGGCCTTGAGCTCGCGGCCGTGCTGGTCTCCGATCCGGCGAAGGTCGGACGGGACGCGGGCCGGCTCGCCGGGCTCGGCCACGACCTCGGGGTGGTGGCCGTCGACGACGTCGACGCGGTGCTCGACGGGCGGCCGGGGGCGGTGGTGTACGCGGCTTCCGGCGACACCCGGCCCGACGGGGCGCTCGACGACGTGGCGCGCGCGGTACGGACGGGCGCGGTGGTGGTCACCCCCGCGCTGTATCCGCTGTACGACCAGCGCAACGCGCCGCCCGAGTTCCGGGATCCGGTGCTCGCGGCCGTCGCCGAGGGCGGCGGTTCGCTCTTCGTGTCGGGCGTGGACCCGGGCTGGGGCAACGACGTGCTGCCGCTGCTCGTGAGCGGGCTCGGCAGCACGGTGGACGTGATCCGCTGTCAGGAGATCTTCGACTACTCGACGTACGAGCAGGAGGAGTCGGTCCGGGACCTGATCGGGATGGGCCGGCCCCTGGAGTACGAGCCGCCGATGCTGCTGCCGTCGGTCCCGACCATGGTGTGGGGCGGACAGATACGCCTGATGGCCCGCGCGCTCGGCGCCGAGCTCGACGAGATCCGCGAGACGGTGGAGCGGCGTCCGCTGGAGTCGACCGTGAAGACCCGGACGATGGGTGTCTTCGAGGCGGGCACGCAGGGCGCGATCCGGTTCGAGGTGCAGGGGATCGTCGGCGGGGAGCCCCGCATCGTGATCGAGCACGTGACCCGCATCCATCCCTCGTGCGCGCCGGACTGGCCGGTACCGCCGGACGGGGCGGGGGCGCACCGGGTGATCGTCGAGGGCAGTCCCCGGATCGAGGTGACGGTGGCGGCGACGGCCGAGGGCGAGAACCGGTCTGCGGGCGGGAACGCGACGGCGGTGGGCCGGCTGGTCGGGGCGATCGACTGGCTGGTGGCCGCGGAGCCGGGACTGTACGACGCGCTGGACGTTCCGTTGCGGCCGGCGGTCGGAAAGCTGGGAAGGAGACCACGGTGA
- a CDS encoding GMC oxidoreductase: MSEHPLSARGIGGVSRRRFLAGTGSVLGAAALVGHGTPAHAEARLVDTPIPTGAHVPALVIGTGYGGSVAALRLARAGVAVHMVEMGMAWDTPGPDGKIFANTTRPDYRSFWLRTRTKQPLSNFLGFPLDKDVPRHTGILDAEDFAGITVYQGRGVGGGSLVNGGMAVTPRRENFAAILPTVDAAEMYSTYYPRANAGLGVTEVDQAWWESTACYQYARVGRKHAQRSGFPFVFVPNVYDWDYMKQEAAGAVPKSALDGEVIYGNNAGKKTLQKTYLAQAAATGRVTVSALHKVTSVTPAAGGGYTVAIDQIDTTGATLASKTVTADKVFFAAGSVGTSKLLTRLKATGALPALNNEIGKGWGDNGNVMCGRANHMWDPTGKLQSAMPTAGIDNWDAGGAFAEVAPLPTGIETYASFYLSITKTPHRAEFTWNPATGTVDLSWDRAWKQTSIDAAKTIFDKINSKEGTIYRTDLFGVYKIWGDHLTYHPLGGAVLGKATDNHGRLHGYSGLYAIDGSLIPGNASVNPFVTITALAERNIERIVAEDF; this comes from the coding sequence ATGAGTGAACACCCCCTGTCCGCAAGGGGAATCGGCGGTGTCAGCCGCCGTCGATTCCTCGCGGGAACAGGTTCTGTTCTCGGTGCCGCGGCCCTCGTCGGCCACGGCACCCCGGCCCATGCCGAAGCCCGCCTCGTCGACACCCCGATCCCCACCGGCGCCCACGTGCCCGCCCTCGTCATCGGCACCGGATACGGCGGCTCCGTCGCCGCCCTCCGGCTCGCCCGCGCGGGCGTCGCCGTCCACATGGTCGAGATGGGCATGGCCTGGGACACCCCCGGGCCCGACGGCAAGATCTTCGCCAACACCACCCGGCCCGACTACCGCTCCTTCTGGCTGCGGACCCGCACCAAGCAGCCGCTGAGCAACTTCCTCGGCTTCCCCCTCGACAAGGACGTCCCCCGTCACACGGGCATCCTCGACGCCGAGGACTTCGCCGGCATCACCGTCTACCAGGGCAGGGGCGTCGGCGGCGGCTCCCTCGTCAACGGCGGCATGGCCGTCACCCCGCGCCGCGAGAACTTCGCGGCCATCCTCCCCACCGTCGACGCGGCCGAGATGTACTCGACCTACTACCCGCGCGCCAACGCGGGGCTCGGTGTCACCGAGGTGGACCAGGCCTGGTGGGAGAGCACCGCCTGCTACCAGTACGCGCGCGTCGGCCGCAAACACGCCCAGCGCTCCGGCTTCCCCTTCGTGTTCGTCCCGAACGTCTACGACTGGGACTACATGAAGCAGGAGGCCGCCGGGGCCGTCCCGAAGTCGGCCCTCGACGGCGAGGTCATCTACGGCAACAACGCCGGCAAGAAGACCCTCCAGAAGACCTACCTGGCCCAGGCCGCGGCCACCGGCCGCGTCACCGTCTCGGCGCTCCACAAGGTCACCTCCGTCACCCCGGCGGCAGGCGGCGGCTACACCGTCGCCATCGACCAGATCGACACCACCGGCGCCACCCTCGCGAGCAAGACCGTCACCGCGGACAAGGTCTTCTTCGCCGCCGGAAGCGTCGGCACGAGCAAGCTCCTCACCCGCCTCAAGGCCACCGGCGCCCTCCCCGCCCTCAACAACGAGATCGGCAAGGGCTGGGGCGACAACGGCAACGTCATGTGCGGGCGCGCCAACCACATGTGGGACCCGACCGGCAAGCTCCAGTCGGCCATGCCCACCGCGGGCATCGACAACTGGGACGCGGGCGGAGCCTTCGCCGAGGTCGCCCCGCTGCCCACCGGCATCGAGACCTACGCCTCCTTCTACCTCTCCATCACCAAGACCCCCCACCGAGCCGAGTTCACCTGGAACCCGGCCACCGGCACGGTCGACCTGAGCTGGGACAGGGCCTGGAAGCAGACCTCCATCGACGCAGCGAAGACCATCTTCGACAAGATCAACTCCAAGGAGGGCACGATCTACCGCACCGACCTCTTCGGTGTGTACAAGATCTGGGGCGACCACCTCACCTACCACCCGCTCGGCGGCGCGGTCCTGGGCAAGGCGACCGACAACCACGGGCGGCTCCACGGCTACTCGGGGCTGTACGCCATCGACGGATCCCTGATCCCCGGCAACGCCAGCGTCAACCCCTTCGTCACCATCACGGCACTCGCCGAACGCAACATCGAACGGATCGTCGCCGAGGACTTCTGA
- a CDS encoding endonuclease I family protein, translating to MSVVRIGRWKVWAAAVAATLVGVTLPTVAATPAGATTTAYDSTYYKNAIGKTGTTLKSSLHTIISSQSKISYDAVWNALKVADQDPNNTNNVILLYSGTSRSKSLNGGDVGDWNREHTWAQSHGNFGTSAGPGTDLHHLRAADVQVNSIRGNKDFDNGGSAVSGAPGSYTDSNSFEPRDADKGDVARMILYMAVRYEGDDAWADLEPNESTTNGSVRFHGRLSVLKQWNEQDPPSAFEERRNDVIYNTYQGNRNPFIDHPEWVEAIW from the coding sequence ATGTCCGTTGTGCGGATCGGCAGATGGAAGGTGTGGGCAGCGGCCGTCGCCGCCACCCTCGTCGGCGTCACGCTCCCCACGGTCGCCGCCACCCCCGCCGGCGCCACCACCACCGCGTACGACAGCACGTACTACAAGAACGCGATCGGCAAGACCGGCACGACCCTCAAGTCCTCGCTGCACACCATCATCAGCAGCCAGAGCAAGATCTCGTACGACGCGGTCTGGAACGCGCTGAAGGTCGCCGACCAGGACCCCAACAACACCAACAACGTGATCCTGCTCTACAGCGGGACCTCGCGGAGCAAGAGCCTCAACGGCGGCGACGTCGGCGACTGGAACCGCGAGCACACCTGGGCCCAGTCCCACGGCAACTTCGGCACCTCGGCCGGCCCGGGCACCGACCTGCACCACCTGCGCGCGGCCGACGTCCAGGTCAACAGCATCCGCGGCAACAAGGACTTCGACAACGGCGGCAGCGCGGTCAGCGGTGCGCCCGGCAGCTACACGGACAGCAACTCCTTCGAGCCGCGCGACGCCGACAAGGGCGACGTGGCCCGGATGATCCTCTACATGGCCGTCCGCTACGAGGGCGACGACGCCTGGGCCGACCTGGAGCCCAACGAGTCGACCACCAACGGAAGCGTCCGTTTCCACGGCCGCCTCTCGGTCCTGAAGCAGTGGAACGAGCAGGACCCGCCGAGCGCCTTCGAGGAACGTCGCAACGACGTCATCTACAACACCTACCAGGGCAACCGGAACCCGTTCATCGACCACCCGGAGTGGGTCGAGGCGATCTGGTAG
- a CDS encoding NADPH-dependent FMN reductase, whose protein sequence is MTTYQVGYFVGSLSTKSINRILSRALIRVAPAGLEFREIPIKDLPLYNHDFDADYPPEGQALKDAIAAVDAVLFVTPEYNRSIPGGLKNAIDWASRPWGTNSFTHKPSAVIGASPGKIGTAVAQQSLRSVLSFCNSPQMNAPEAYIQFTPGLFGDDGEVTDPTTMQFLSDFMADFKTFVERVLTVLPQR, encoded by the coding sequence ATGACCACGTACCAGGTCGGCTACTTCGTCGGCAGCCTCTCGACGAAGTCCATCAACCGGATCCTCTCCCGGGCCCTGATCCGCGTCGCCCCCGCCGGGCTCGAGTTCCGGGAGATCCCCATCAAGGACCTCCCGCTCTACAACCACGACTTCGACGCCGACTACCCGCCCGAGGGCCAGGCCCTCAAGGACGCCATCGCGGCCGTCGACGCCGTCCTCTTCGTCACCCCGGAGTACAACCGGTCCATCCCCGGCGGCCTCAAGAACGCCATCGACTGGGCCAGCCGCCCCTGGGGCACCAACTCCTTCACCCACAAGCCGTCGGCCGTCATCGGCGCCTCACCCGGCAAGATCGGCACCGCCGTCGCCCAGCAGAGCCTCCGCTCGGTGCTGAGCTTCTGCAACTCCCCGCAGATGAACGCCCCGGAGGCGTACATCCAGTTCACCCCGGGGCTCTTCGGCGACGACGGCGAGGTCACCGACCCGACGACCATGCAGTTCCTCTCCGACTTCATGGCCGACTTCAAGACCTTCGTCGAACGCGTCCTGACGGTCCTGCCGCAGCGCTGA
- a CDS encoding GNAT family N-acetyltransferase, giving the protein MNDLRIESARSEAQLADWRAVHNTIIPTAVLSSEEVRERAGRNRLDVAYLGEVAVGCSTVRPPDEETAAATVIARTLPGFRGRGFGTALYERGLAHARTLSDEGVETVVLASNEEGLRFALARGFVEVERYVLPGDTVPFVTLRLA; this is encoded by the coding sequence ATGAACGATCTTCGTATCGAGTCGGCGCGGAGCGAGGCACAGCTCGCGGACTGGCGGGCCGTCCACAACACGATCATCCCCACGGCCGTTCTCTCCTCCGAAGAGGTGCGGGAGCGCGCGGGCCGGAACCGGCTGGACGTCGCGTACCTCGGGGAGGTGGCGGTGGGTTGTTCGACGGTGCGGCCGCCGGACGAGGAGACCGCGGCGGCGACCGTGATCGCGCGGACGCTGCCCGGGTTCCGGGGCCGGGGCTTCGGGACCGCGTTGTACGAGCGGGGGCTCGCGCACGCGCGGACGCTGAGCGACGAGGGCGTGGAGACTGTGGTCCTCGCGTCCAACGAGGAGGGGCTGCGGTTCGCGCTCGCGCGTGGCTTCGTCGAGGTGGAGCGTTACGTCCTGCCGGGCGACACGGTGCCGTTCGTGACGCTGCGCCTGGCCTGA
- a CDS encoding YncE family protein, which produces MTKYRRASRTARVLLPGAVAVVLLAGCAQSSGGAASATGSTAAGASPTTAPSPSGSPDTAPSPSGSAVTVTPAPAGKPAPGTLLVSDFGSDTVTFVDPARGATGSVEVGTAPYGLVVGKDGRAWVATAEGVAVVDTTTRQRLALVPYETDAGPVTTGEYRGGGMGIALAPDGRRVYVGVNVPGGNGTLEVIDTAALRVTDTVPVGRRPFDVDVSRDGAEVYATNHDSFDVTVVSAGTLEARRVEVAPYGTEGGLGSWLKPHYTAVRPSDGKLLLPFEGERLAVVDPRTGRTTIEPMTADTHQHGATVTSDGTLLTVGTGPIDPDEDRGPSLTVRTPGGAERVYPLEGPHEDVAVSKDGRTAYVTGGFTRDGYWDGLSIVDLDTGDTRRLEAGSRPLGIVVL; this is translated from the coding sequence ATGACGAAGTACCGCCGTGCGTCCCGTACCGCCCGGGTGCTCCTGCCCGGGGCGGTGGCCGTGGTCCTGCTCGCCGGGTGCGCGCAGAGCTCCGGAGGGGCGGCCTCCGCGACGGGTTCGACGGCGGCGGGGGCGTCTCCCACCACCGCGCCGTCCCCGTCCGGCTCCCCCGACACGGCGCCGTCCCCCTCAGGTTCCGCCGTCACCGTGACGCCCGCGCCGGCCGGCAAGCCCGCTCCAGGGACGCTCCTGGTCAGCGATTTCGGCTCCGACACGGTCACCTTCGTCGACCCGGCTCGGGGTGCCACCGGTTCCGTCGAGGTCGGCACGGCGCCCTACGGCCTCGTCGTCGGCAAGGACGGCCGGGCCTGGGTGGCGACCGCGGAGGGCGTGGCCGTCGTGGACACGACGACCCGGCAGCGGCTCGCGCTCGTCCCGTACGAGACGGACGCCGGGCCCGTGACCACGGGCGAGTACCGGGGCGGCGGCATGGGCATCGCGCTCGCGCCGGACGGGCGCCGGGTGTACGTGGGGGTCAACGTGCCCGGTGGGAACGGCACCCTGGAAGTGATCGACACCGCGGCCCTGCGGGTCACGGACACCGTGCCGGTCGGCCGGCGTCCCTTCGACGTGGACGTGTCACGGGACGGCGCCGAGGTGTACGCGACGAACCACGACTCCTTCGACGTCACGGTCGTCTCCGCGGGGACCCTGGAGGCACGCCGGGTGGAGGTCGCCCCGTACGGCACGGAGGGCGGGCTCGGTTCCTGGCTGAAGCCGCACTACACGGCCGTTCGGCCCTCGGACGGAAAGCTGCTGTTGCCCTTCGAGGGCGAGCGGCTCGCGGTCGTCGACCCGCGGACGGGCCGCACGACGATCGAGCCGATGACGGCCGACACCCACCAGCACGGCGCCACGGTGACGTCCGACGGAACGCTGCTGACGGTGGGCACGGGCCCGATCGACCCGGACGAGGACCGCGGCCCCTCGCTGACGGTCCGGACCCCCGGCGGCGCGGAGCGGGTCTACCCCCTGGAAGGGCCGCACGAGGACGTGGCCGTGTCGAAGGACGGACGCACCGCCTATGTGACCGGCGGGTTCACCCGGGACGGGTACTGGGACGGCTTGAGCATCGTCGACCTCGACACGGGCGACACCCGTCGCCTTGAGGCGGGTTCGCGGCCGCTGGGGATCGTGGTCCTCTGA
- a CDS encoding NAD(P)/FAD-dependent oxidoreductase, translating to MTRPRILVVGAGFAGVACVRRLERRLAEREAQLALLSPFSYQLYLPLLPQVAAGVLTPQSVALSLRRSERHRTRIVPGGVVGVDTAAKVCVVRTIAGEYVTEPYDHLVLAPGSVTRSFDIPGLADHARGMKTLAEAVYIRDHVIAQLDLADASNDEEERAARLRFVVVGGGYAGTETAACLQLLTHNAVKRYPRIDPKLIKWHLVDIAPKLMPELGDKLGAAAMDILTKRGIEVSLGVSVASVDDDAVTLTDGRVLPSRTLIWTAGVAASPLIGTLGQETFRGRLAVSAEMRVPGLDGVWALGDAAAVPDLAKGEEGAICPPTAQHAMRQGKALADNLVSTLRGEPTHPYTHKDLGLVVDLGGLDGVSKPLGVELHGAPAQAVARAYHWAALRTNVAKTRVMTNWLLNAVAGDDFVRTGFLASKSGTLRDFEYTDAYLTPEQVLSHTGAFRGAVGTGGGN from the coding sequence GTGACGCGACCGAGGATTCTCGTGGTGGGCGCCGGATTCGCCGGAGTGGCCTGCGTACGGAGGCTCGAACGACGCCTCGCGGAGCGGGAGGCGCAGCTCGCGCTGCTTTCGCCGTTCTCGTACCAGCTGTATCTGCCGCTGCTCCCCCAGGTGGCGGCGGGGGTGCTGACCCCGCAGTCGGTCGCGCTCTCGCTGCGGCGCAGCGAACGGCACCGCACCCGGATCGTGCCCGGTGGCGTGGTCGGTGTGGACACCGCGGCGAAGGTCTGTGTGGTGCGGACGATCGCCGGGGAGTACGTGACCGAGCCGTACGACCATCTGGTGCTCGCGCCCGGCAGCGTGACCCGCAGTTTCGACATCCCGGGGCTCGCCGACCACGCGCGCGGGATGAAGACGCTCGCCGAGGCGGTGTACATCCGCGACCACGTCATCGCGCAGCTGGATCTGGCGGACGCGAGCAACGACGAGGAGGAGCGGGCCGCGCGGCTGCGGTTCGTGGTGGTCGGCGGCGGCTACGCGGGGACGGAGACGGCGGCCTGTCTCCAGTTGCTCACCCACAACGCGGTCAAGCGGTATCCGCGGATCGATCCGAAGCTGATCAAGTGGCATCTGGTGGACATCGCGCCGAAGCTGATGCCCGAGCTGGGCGACAAGCTGGGCGCCGCCGCGATGGACATCCTCACCAAGCGCGGCATCGAGGTGTCCCTGGGGGTGTCGGTGGCTTCCGTGGACGACGACGCCGTGACGCTCACGGACGGGCGGGTGCTGCCGAGCCGGACCCTGATCTGGACGGCCGGTGTCGCGGCGAGTCCGCTGATCGGCACGCTCGGCCAGGAGACCTTCCGGGGACGGCTCGCCGTCTCGGCCGAGATGAGGGTGCCGGGGCTCGACGGGGTGTGGGCGCTCGGCGACGCTGCGGCGGTGCCCGATCTCGCCAAGGGCGAGGAGGGCGCGATCTGCCCGCCGACCGCCCAGCACGCGATGCGGCAGGGCAAGGCGCTCGCCGACAACCTGGTCTCGACGCTGCGCGGCGAGCCGACCCATCCGTACACCCACAAGGATCTGGGGCTCGTGGTGGACCTCGGCGGGCTGGACGGGGTCTCGAAGCCGCTCGGTGTGGAGCTGCACGGGGCGCCGGCGCAGGCCGTGGCCCGGGCGTACCACTGGGCGGCGCTGCGGACCAACGTGGCCAAGACCCGGGTGATGACGAACTGGCTGCTGAACGCCGTGGCCGGGGACGACTTCGTACGGACCGGGTTCCTGGCGTCGAAGTCGGGCACGCTGCGGGACTTCGAGTACACCGACGCGTATCTGACCCCGGAGCAGGTCCTCAGCCACACGGGCGCGTTCCGCGGGGCGGTCGGGACCGGCGGCGGGAACTGA